The genomic stretch TCAGGAGCGAGTCCAGGAGGCTGAAGGCCTCTGAGATGATCAGGAACACAACAGCACGTTTGATGTCATCACACAGGGAAGGTCTGCACACGGTGAAACCACATTTACTTAAAGTATAATAGTAAATATACACGGTAAATACACAAATGGCAAATTCACACTGTAAACTCACATACATGGTAagttttaattttgacagaattttaacttagttttagtcatagtcttttgactaaagtAAGGTTTAGTTTTAATTAATCGCTATTTAGTAATGTTGataattttagtcgactaaatgaCGATAGATATAGTTGACAAAATATAGATTAAaggtaaagcatttttatgaaattCACTACGTATGAATATATGAATAACACacagattttactaatttgtaaaaaaaagaaacattttacttcactttgctttccaaacttgtcatttctgcaaactcagcttcaacaacttaaaacacactcaaagaaaatcaattagaattccatcccatttataataaatatcaGAACATAAAACATTTGGTATTGAAGTGGTAgtaaagtgcaaaaaaagcattaaaaaacactCTGTAGGGAGTAAGCTATACCATGTTATTTGCTATTTGGGAAACTGATCATGTGGTCTGCGTTTGACCAGCATGTGAGTGCTGTACTGTAATACCACAACagccaatagagggcgctgttgtcatgtaagacgtGATGGTGGTGACTTATAGAAAGAGTGCCCTGTCTTCTGTCCttattaaagtccccctctgataaaaatcctgttttagagtttctaacatgtctgtgtttcatttttcttcagaaagagaacaaatgtaataNNNNNNNNNNNNNNNNNNNNNNNNNNNNNNNNNNNNNNNNNNNNNNNNNNNNNNNNNNNNNNNNNNNNNNNNNNNNNNNNNNNNNNNNNNNNNNNNNNNNNNNNNNNNNNNNNNNNNNNNNNNNNNNNNNNNNNNNNTCTGTCCTtattaaagtccctctctgataaaaatcctgttttagagtttttaacatgtctgtgtgtcatttttcttcagaaagagaacaaatgtaataagaaatcattttgtttttacatttccgagtatttctccttttaaatcagtcaaagtgtcttggacagactctgtttgaatgaatgatcttctttccatcaacagctctgctgcacatgcactaaaccctcatctgttcctagtgtctagttcaggttctggagaagagaagatggtatcttcacattgactgcagtcaaatgagccgccgttcacatttctgtggtcaaatcagcatcactggatttttggtgtgagtttcatccaatacttacggtagcaggactgagaacgctggaaaatctccaccagactccacggagcttcttgatgtgaccacggaaatgtgaacggcggctcatttgaccgcagttggaaaggattggtGAAAGTTCGGTCCGTGAAGCTCTCAACTTCCTCGTCCAAGCTGACATGTAGCTCTAGCGGTGatgatttacgctagcgagacacggAGCAGGGGCGCCGCTAGAGATTTTGGGcccataaaaataacttttacagCCCCCCTCCTAACACAGCAGCAACATTTTTTGATGCTGTCTTACCTAAAATGATCCACTATGATTGTATTTTTCACATCATTAACACGtttatgagaaaataacaaCTGACATGTACGTTATGAGAAGAACTGAGAACTGAATACGGTAGAATTTATCTTGATTAATAATGtcgcagcaaaaaaataaataagaaataaactttttcatgaaaaagGTTATAATCAGTGGAGATTTAAAAAACCTCAGCTTAAAAAAGcatcattaaaatacaaaatgtgctttatccttatttcaataaaactaaACTTATGAATGAAAAGCAAATGAGAAAGTCAAGGTCCTTTTTCCACCCTTTTAACCTGGTTCCTGATCAACTTTCTTCACCCACAGACCAATGTTAAACCACCTCATATCCAAAATCACCAATACGGTCTTTTAAGTTCTTGAGAACTACAGACTGCAGATTTGAAATATGATAAACTTATTGTTCATCCAGATGCTCAGAACTCTACTCAGAGAAAAGCAAATGCTCAGAGATTCTCTCATTAATCTCCCATCAGTTTTACTAgaaatgcattattttaattattttttgttattttctgttttatgttaTGGTTCACATCACATTtgattctgaaaaacaaactcttGAGCTTTTTGATTCTTTTACTAATGATTTTTACAATTTGGATGTCGACCCGgatcatcattttttattatctgaTGTTTCTAAACTCTAGTTATTTTACAGAAACTCAACTCACTGATTTATGCATACCTCCACCTCTTTATGTTCACCTGGACATAAGAAGTCTTCCTAGTAACTATGAcaaattcattcattatttatcGTCACTTCAAGATTCTGTCATTACTTTATCGGAAACAAGGTTAACAGAAGCATCTAAGGAAATGtacacattaaaaaactgtGATGTGGATCAAAATGTCAGGAGGAATAGACGtggagtttgtttgtttatttaaaagcagaatTGACTTTTGGAATCAAAGAAGTTTGAAATGGAATCAGTGTTTGTGGAACTCTGTGTTCCCTCAAGTCGACAGAACATCATTATCAGGGTTTATATCTCTTATCAAAGATTCTCTTGAAAGTTTATCAAATTCTCTAGatgtaattaataaataagGAAAACTGTAACACTGCTTTCCCTCCATAAGGAAACGTGTGTTGATAGTAATTGAGCAACTTTAATTGACAATATTTCAACAAACTCTCTGGACAGAAGTATGAAATCAGGAGTTTTGTATTGTAGTCAAGGTTGATGCAGTCAAACatactaaaaacaaataaaacataaaagaataaTGAGCCaatcaaatgtgtccaaatttaaatcaattttgcCAGTAATTCTTCAGATTTATCAGGAAAGTAATGCTGATTTTGCATATCAAAGATATTTAGTTTCAGTTTCAATGAATGTTTTCCTGTTAGAAGTTCCtctagaaaatataaaattaaatttaataaacctTGGTTCACAGCtgatttattgacatttttgtggaagaaaaaaaatttatagaaaaaatatgtttgcaaatctttctcctctttctcaTAGTATTTATAAATCAGTGAGaaataaatatacacatttaattagagcaacaacaaagaaatattttagtGATAAATGTAAAAGCACTCAGGGGATATTTGATCCACATGGAAAGTTATTAATGAATTAATGCAGAGAGAAAAGATTTCCCCAGAATCATATCCAAATGTTGTGGATGGGGAAAATCTCTTTAGCAATCCTTATGACAtcaaatttaacctttttttaataatattggTTATGAACTATAGCATTTCCTCTTGTCATGATAATCCACTACATTTTATCCAAAGAAATGATCCAATTATCACTTCTTTCAAACCTCCTGATGCACAAGAAATAAGTGACATCATTGAATTCAAACATCAGCAGCTGCTCATGATTTCTGAGTCAAACAGGTGAAATGTTCTACTCTGCAGCCGCTGGATCACATTTGTCCATTATCtctgaaaacagacttttagAAAAGTTGCTAAAGTTTGACCTctttttaaagctgatgattCATGTTGTTTTAACAATTACAGACTCATATCTGTTTTAccctgtttttcaaaaataatacaaaaaattgtACAAACAAATTCTTTTCCATTTAGATTCAAATTGAATTCTTTACAAACATCAgtatttctttgctttttctccCGCCCTTCTCCACCAGCAGTCCTTATGATTGGATGTCATcttaaagagctttttttttgtttacaaaaatgtcaattaatttagttaaagttttcgtgtctgctcatatggaagttttttgttccatcagactctgatttttttaacctctgaatttttttattctgaatttttttttaacttcagaggttaaaaaaattcagaaaaaaaattcaggggtttaaaaaatgcaggggttaaaaaaattcagaataaaaaaaattcagaggttaaaaaaattcagagtctgatggaactaaaaaacttccatatgagcaggacttttttgtttagttttcgtttcgttttcatTGGGTGAAAAATGTTGACGAAGGCGATGACGATAATTTTTCATCAATGAAATTAACACTGCATGGTAAATTCACGCGCATGGTTAATGCAGATAACTGTACTTCAACATCTGCCCGGTGCTTCAGGAAACAATCACCACATCAGCCCCAGATAATGCAAAAGAACCTGCACTGCCCTCTAGTGCTTAATGCTGGTTCTACACCAGTGATGGCTGGTGAGGCCGATGTATTGTCGACTACTAGTTGTGTTTCATGCCTCctatcaacatatttttttaataaacatgcaGAGAAGCATGCATGTATCAAGGTTCTGTCCAATAAAACAATGATGTGAATGTTACAGAGTGTAACAGAGTTCACACAGTGCCTGTTCTACAcaccaacaaaaatatttgcagcTCCGTTTCAAACCAGTCAAGGTAACCCATGTGCTATCCTGGGtctgttgacgttgggagtggggtcatctggaccctataagacagcacaaaagatacatttgaggaaaaaaaaaaaacaatgtcttCTCAACAAGTAGACGTCCTGTTCAAAGGCATAAAGAAATCTTGGtaagtgccaaaatagtcctttttaaaaacttcaaaccgtcattttttaacataattatgaataataaataggcaggaatattattccagaataaatctacttaaaccttaaataactttcaatattttactctctataaaaatatattttgtcaaaattatacaagtttaaatgagcacaagataacatcagatcattaataacaataaaataaaatgatctggagggccggatagaattacccggagggccggatccggcccccgggccttgactttgggctaaaggaagaaaagaagggAGTATAAATCATGTTGTTAAATATAGGTAATAGTCCTTAATGTAAGTAGTATTTCCAAAACCTGATAttcactgcaaaaactgcaGAACTAATTGctaaaaatgattgaataaatgctgaataaatgttaaattgattttaaaaaagtaaaataaacagagtaaaatccttaaattggtatttttaaaagtcCAGATGGGTTTTTCCATTACAGAACCAGGTCTGAGTAACACTTCATCTTCTTCCATAAAAGCGGATTCTCTCAACAGCACCTTTAGAGGGGCCCTTCAGAGAacgtcaatcaatcaatcaatcaatcaatcaatcaatcaatcaatcaatcaatcaatgtatcatttatatagcacctttaaAAGCAGGAGCAACCAAAGTACTAGNNNNNNNNNNNNNNNNNNNNNNNNNNNNNNNNNNNNNNNNNNNNNNNNNNNNNNNNNNNNNNNNNNNNNNNNNNNNNNNNNNNNNNNNNNNNNNNNNNNNNNNNNNNNNNNNNNNNNNNNNNNNNNNNNNNNNNNNNNNNNNNNNNNNNNNNNNNNNNNNNNNNNNNNNNNNNNNNNNNNNNNNNNNNNNNNNNNNNNNNNNNNNNNNNNNNNNNNNNNNNNNNNNNNNNNNNNNNNNNNNNNNNNNNNNNNNNNNNNNNNNNNNNNNNNNNNNNNNNNNNNNNNNNNNNNNNNNNNNNNNNNNNNNNNNNNNNNNNNNNNNNNNNNNNNNNNNNNNNNNNNNNNNNNNNNNNNNNNNNNNNNNNNNNNNNNNNNNNNNNNNNNNNNNNNNNNNNNNNNNNNNNNNNNNNNNNNNNNNNNNNNNNNNNNNNNNNNNNNNNNNNNNNNNNNNNNNNNNNNNNNNNNNNNNNNNNNNNNNNNNNNNNNNNNNNNNNNNNNNNNNNNNNNNNNNNNNNNNNNNNNNNNNNNNNNNNNNNNNNNNNNNNNNNNNNNNNNNNNNNNNNNNNNNNNNNNNNNNNNNNNNNNNNNNNNNNNNNNNNNNNNNNNNNNNNNNNNNNNNNNNNNNNNNNNNNNNNNNNNNNNNNNNNNNNNNNNNNNNNNNNNNNNNNNNNNNNNNNNNNNNNNNNNNNNNNNNNNNNNNNNNNNNNNNNNNNNNNNNNNNNNNNNNNNNNNNNNNNNNNNNNNNNNNNNNNNNNNNNNNNNNNNNNNNNNNtggatggatgaacagatgagtagatggatggatgaacagatgagTAAATGGTTGGATGAagagatgggtggatggatggatgaacggatgagTTGATGGAAAGAtagatgaacagatggatgaaaagaggaatgaatgaatggatgaacagatgagtggatggatggataaatgaatgACTGGATGGATGATCAGATGGATAAAAAGATGAggggatggatgaacagataagtagatggatgaacagattagtggatggatgaatggatggatgaatagatggatggatggatgggtttggaagaaaagcaaaaaaagggttaaagggatgtatattaaaaaaagatgttaataTTTTTCTGGCATTCTCTTTGCTGGAAACTGCTTCCTGTCTTTAGGCCCCGCCCCTCCACCTGTCGATCACCTGCCTGCCATGAAGGTTGACTTTAATCCTCTGTTTTCTGCAGAATGCCTAAATCCAAGGAAGTTCTCTCCTCCACCTCTGGAAGCGACTCTGACAGCGAGGTGGAGACCAAGGTGAGTGAAAGATGAATGTGCTGAACATCAGAGTTCTGTAATCTGAGACAGAACCGGCTCCATCAGCTGACCCGGTGGAGGTTGTCTTCAGTCAGACTCTCCTGCTGGACGCTTTGATGGAGTGTGGTGGTTCTGTGATGGTGCTGGTCCGTCAGGGTCTGCTCAGATGGGTTTTCTCAaagttctttctgttttttttaaaaaaagatctggaTCCACACATGGAGGTTGTTGTTCTTTGCAGACTCGTGTCctcaacatgtttgtgtttgcaggcaaagaagaagaaggtcaGTCCTCCAGAGAAGCCCGCCAAGAAACCCAAGACCGGCGAGAGCTCAAAGCCCGGGGGCTCGTCCCGCTCCGGCGGGGGGGCAGAAGACAACATGTTCCAGGTGAGCGTTGAGCCTCAGGTGTTCCTCTGAAGGGGTCGGGAGCTAACGTCCCGTTCATCTGCAGATCGGAAAGATGCGGTACGTAAGCGTCAGGGACTTCAAAGGGAAGGTTCTGATCGACATCAGAGAGTACTGGATGAACCAGGACGGGGAGATGAAGCCGGGGAAGAAAGGTGAGCCATCGTCCTTAAGCTCCGCCCGCTCTGGTCCTGCTGACCCATAATGCACCTGTTCTCCGTTCTCAGGCATCTCTCTGAACCCGGAACAGTGGAACCAGCTGAAAGACCAGATATCAGAAATCGACGAGGCCATCAAGAGAACATGAGCATTCCcgtctgtctgtttttgtagcttctttttcctgttttctaaagTTTCTCTTGTTTGTAGTTTCCAGTTGTGCTCAGTGGGGGGCGCCTAtactgtttttgtatttgagaATAAAGGTGATGGGAGCGTGGACGTCTGTGTGCTGCAGTCTGTTCTCCAGATCTCAAacccgggccgcggaccggttgGTGGTACCAGGATGCagaatctgattctgaaggaagttttgttttggaaaacttCTTCACCATTTCCTCTTTCTTGACAAAACGCTTTGTCACACATCGAAAGACCATCCACTGCTTTCGTAACGTGGAAGAAACctccaagctagcaaagttcacaaaaaaaaacgtatttagaAAGTTTCTTTTGACAGAAAAGATCCAGTGGGGAAACAGAAGATCCTTccacttgaaaataaaagaaatgtgcaTTTAACAGACAGAAACCAGCAGTCTTTGCTTCAAATTTAATTGTATTGCtacagttgttcccacagaccaCGACCTTTGCCcacaaaagagccatttgggcctgtTTGGTACTGATCAACACCTAAtaggacacgtgtcaaagtcaaggcccgggggccggatccggccctcctggtaattctatccggccatccagatcattttattttattgttattaatgacccgatgttatcttgtgctcatttctatcttgaataattttgataaaatatatttttatagagaataaagtatttaacattattcaaggtttaagttgatttattctggaataatattccagcaattttatttttcataaatatgttaaaaagctacagttttaaagttgtaaaaattggcattctaactttttagactatttacTAAGAtataggttattttggagttcagtcAATCACTGAAATGAAATGTAGAATACTTGAAATGAATCAGAATACTTTGTCATGTAGAGTATCAACACAGGTCGATGGTACAATGAAATGCTTGGGATGGGAAGCTGGTGAACTCGCCAGTTTTTACTTATACGTACAACAGTGtgtaaaataagttaaagtaATGagtaataaagtaataaaacgtaaaaataaatagGTAAAATATAAtactaaaaagaagaagaaaaaaaagaaggtgatGATAATCCAGgtacataaaacaaatgtggTATGTACTGTAGAAGTATGAGACTAACATGGTCAGGATGGGTTTAAATATATTGCACATCAGTTATTTTAGATAggactttattgtcattatcacaaggacaatgaaattgcagcaactGTCACagtgcaaaaataaatttggCCAACAGTAATGCAGCAAAAcataatataaatatgaaaaaatatatatacaaagaATTGTCCAATCTACATAAGTTGGCTCACATGTCCATCATCGATATTTGAGGGTGCTGTTCTGTGTTTAGAAGTCTGACAGCTTGAGGGTGGTCGTTGTCTCTGAGTCTTCCTCTGGCAGGCTCCTGTATCGTCCCCCAGAGGGTGGCAGTAGGAAAAGTCCTTTCACTGGGTGAATGTGGTCCTTGGTGAAGCTGCGTGCTTTCTGCAGACTTCTGCTGCGATGGATGTCCTGGATGGAAGGAAGGTGCTGCCGGTGATGTCCACTGTTGTTCGGACCTCtttctgtagagctctccagcTCTCAGGTGCAGTTCCCATACCACACCGTGAAGCAGCCCGTCAGAAggctcagctacatgctagttttggctctttttttgttgttttttgggctattttggcatttagctaatattttagctggctatcagcttcagtgttttccgcTATTAGCGTCAACTTatttagctttcagcttcagtgtttttagcaatcaatttcggcatcttcagctgtcagcattagcatctttacCGGCCAaattagcttacagcattcaaacatagcattatcacaggtaatgctatatatctagttcataattatgttaaagttttaaaaatttagttttagtgttaaataaatgtttatcctgttcggcctgtgacctaaggtgtgttttggattttggccccttgtgtgattgagtttgatacccctgctTTAGGATGTTTTGAGATGGGGTGGGGGGCCTTAGAGGGGGGGTGTTTCCACTAGAATCTgacaccccccaccaccaccaccctccCCCTGTTTTCCTGTCAGGTTCAGCTGTTCAACGCTGACAGCAGATGTTCTGTGTGGGACGCTGACGGCTCCATCCCCGCTCAGACCCGTCCATCACAGAGAAGCTGAGGAGGGTTCCTGAGTTCTGCAGAGGAATGTTCCTGCTTTATCAGCACCGTCTTTATctgcagacccccccccccacctctaCAGGAACAGTCACATGTCTGATTCAAACAGCGTTTCTCCTCAACCTCTGCTCATGTTTTCAGAGATGGTTTTTAAAATAGCCCACTGGAAAATGCTTCAAAAGATCTGTCACATTAGTGAGGATTGCAGCGGTCTCCACGGCAACGGTTGCCACAGAAACAGAGTCTCAGGCTTACTAGCTTAGCAGTTTCCCTCTTGTGTTACTTTGACAACAGGAATGTCAAGTATCTGAAGAGAAGCAGACGGACCACTTTTGTTTGCTGCTTTCTTTCTTgtggaggtgtgtgtgtttgtgtttgtgtgtgtgcatgtgtggtaAAGGGTTGCTGTGAATCCAAACACCTTCTAATGAACACTTTTCACTTCCTCCTGTTAATGTTTATAAGATAAAGGCCAGAAGAGCTTTGCCACGACCCACAAGGAGGACATATTTGATTTCCAGCTGATTTATTGAAGAAACTGAGAGTTTGTCATCCTAATAGTAGATTTGGTTAGTGGATGATCTGAAAGCAGCTGGAACCACAGCCACCAAGAAAACCATCAGGAAGACTTCACACCACAAGGGATTAACATCTAGCAGAGATAAAGTCCTCCTGCTGAAGAAGACACACGAGCAGATCCTCCTGAAGTTTGTCCATGAACACCTTCAGGATTcagagacagactgacagagAAGCTGCTGTGGTCAGATCAGACCAACATGGAGATCTTTGGCATCAACCCAACCGTTTGGAGGAAGAGAAATGCTGTCTATGACCCCACCATCCTcactgtcaagcatggaggtggaagcatcatggtttgggggaagttttttttttttttgtgcagttaCTTCACTGTGTGGATGGGCGGAGCCATGTACCTTCAGATCCTGAGTGATAACCTCCTTCCCTCCGCCAGGAGGATTAAATGGGTCATGGTTATCTTCCAACATTCAACCGAGACaaccaagaagaagaagaaccagATCGAGATCTTGGAGCGGTCCAGCCAGTCTCTGGACCTCAGTCCTCTAGAAAACCTCTggagagctgaagctcagagttgcTATGCAACAGACACCAAATCAGAAGGATTTAGAAATAATTTGTAAGTAAGAGTGGAGCAGAATTCCTCTGATCTGTGCAGAAACCTGATCACCAATTACAAGAAACCTCCGACCTCTGTAGTTTTtctcaatgaaatgcaaattttgtggattttttttaatttttttattttctttgtgatttttctcTCACTGTTCCAATAGGATGACAGACGGTCAGCTTATTTTTAAGTGGAGAGACTACAAAATAAGCAGAGATCAAATACTGTGAGGTGGATCT from Oryzias melastigma strain HK-1 linkage group LG9, ASM292280v2, whole genome shotgun sequence encodes the following:
- the sub1b gene encoding SUB1 regulator of transcription b; translated protein: MPKSKEVLSSTSGSDSDSEVETKAKKKKVSPPEKPAKKPKTGESSKPGGSSRSGGGAEDNMFQIGKMRYVSVRDFKGKVLIDIREYWMNQDGEMKPGKKGISLNPEQWNQLKDQISEIDEAIKRT